In one window of Polyangium spumosum DNA:
- a CDS encoding EF-hand domain-containing protein, with protein MNEFLERRLARRFRAHDHDGNGFLQRRDFELAAVRMAEEFGHGPESPARQKLVAISLGLWEHLQKVADLNTDGRISLGEYKAAFAAGMLETPETFHQNYVPYIDAVLDIADIDGDGRLTVSDEVRWMSSLMNVPEQVSRDAFYRIDKDNDGFITASELVEAIRGYYFDESPESPGHWLLGSLDP; from the coding sequence ATGAACGAGTTTCTCGAGCGCAGGCTTGCGCGACGGTTTCGCGCCCACGATCACGATGGCAATGGTTTTCTGCAGCGACGTGACTTCGAGCTGGCGGCCGTGCGCATGGCCGAGGAGTTTGGCCACGGCCCTGAGTCTCCCGCGCGGCAAAAGCTCGTCGCGATCAGCTTGGGCTTGTGGGAGCACCTGCAGAAGGTCGCGGATCTCAATACCGACGGGCGCATCAGCTTGGGCGAGTACAAGGCCGCGTTCGCGGCGGGCATGCTCGAGACCCCCGAGACGTTCCATCAGAACTACGTGCCCTACATCGATGCGGTCCTGGATATCGCCGATATCGATGGCGACGGCAGGCTCACCGTCTCCGACGAAGTCCGCTGGATGAGCTCCTTGATGAACGTGCCCGAGCAGGTGTCCCGAGACGCGTTTTATCGCATCGACAAGGACAACGACGGCTTCATCACCGCCAGCGAGCTGGTCGAGGCCATCCGCGGTTATTACTTCGACGAGTCGCCCGAATCCCCCGGGCACTGGCTGCTCGGCTCGCTCGACCCGTGA